The Lewinellaceae bacterium DNA window GCTCCCGGCGGTCTGGCCATGTCTATCGGAGACTGGATCCTGGTTGCCGCCGATGCCGACAGCACCAATGCGTCCTTTACCCTGCAGCCTGGTCCCCGGGTCAAACCCTTCGGTATCGTGGATCGCAATGCCCTCACCTTTTCAGGAGCACCTAAAAAAGATTCCAGCAGCCTGTATGCCTGCTGGCCGGACAACCACCAGTCGATTCCCGTCACGATCAATCCGGGTGCTGATGCGAAATCCACCGCTGCGCTTATCGTAAAATTAGTCCAGCAGATCGATGCAGAGGTACCCGCCATGCAATCCAGTGCATCGCTAGCCACACCCTATCATGGCAATCCGGAGGCAGAACGTCAGGGTGTCACCCAGCATGCAATCTGGCTGACGATGGGAGTGCTCACTGGCAAGCAGTACACCCAGGAAGATTTTGTCCGTAAAATGACCAAGCTGTGGCGCGAACAGTCCGGAGACCTGCCTGCCGAAGAAAAAACTTCCGGAGACCAGACCCTGGAGGAATCGCTGCCTATGTTGTGGCAACAATTTGTGGCGGCAGCTCAATCAGCCGGGGTTTTAACCCCTGGTCCTGATCCAGTCCGTGCATCCTTTGAAGCAGGAAATACCGTCACCAGCCCCTGGAATCACATCGACCTCACCAGCCCGGCGATGAAACCGGGCAAACTGGCACCCTGGATGATCTGGGCTCCCGCAGGCGCCGTAGTCCTTGGTGGCGCTACTACAGCCTTTCTGTTAAGCCGTGACACTACAAATCCCGGGCCTACACCCAATCCTAAACTGGTCGTACGCAACGATGCTGTGACCATGGCCTGTGATGGGCAGGCAAATGTCAGCCCGTTGGAAAACGACGATGGGGACGGCTTATTCATTAAGTTCATTACGCCCGTCAGTGCTGCCACCGTGGAGATCGATGCCACCGGTCACACCCTCCAGATCAGCAATCTCCGGCAATCGACTGATTTTACGATTTCAATACTGGTTGAAGACCAGTATGGCCAGCAAGCTTCCGGCACCATAAGTGTTACTGTTCAAAAACCAGCTGTCCAGGCCGTTAATGACAATTACAGCACGCCCTTTGGCATACCCGTTGATGGTCAGGTGCTGGACAACGATCAGGGTTCCGACCTAATCGTCATTTCCTATGATCAGCCTGCCGGTGGAACACTCACCATCCAGTCGAATGGGTCCATGAATTTTGTTCCTTCTCCGGGATTTTCAGGCACAACTTCAGCCAAATACACCGTGCAAGGCCCGTGTGATACCCGGTCTGAAGCAACCATCAGCATTGAAGTCGCCGCACCTACCTGCGACACCAAAGCGGAATTTGAAACATCAGCTGCTTCCTGTGGTGGCTTCGACGGAGCGGCAACCGTGCTCATTACGCCAGAGGGTAGTTACTCGTACCTGTGGTCAAACAGCGCCACCGGATCGGGCGTGGATGAGGTAGCGAGTGGCAATTATACGGTTACAGTCACCGATGAAAACGGCTGCGCCCAGGCCTTCTCCGTATCCATCCCGGAAAATAAAGCAGAATATATTCAGGAATACAGTACCAGCCCGGCAAATTGTCTGGGTGCCGGTGGTGATATCTTTTTGCGTATTGATGGCCCCAATAGCTCTCCACTGGCCATCGTAGCTACCGGTCCGGATGGAGAGCATGGCATCGTCCGTCAGCCGGGAGCAATTCATCTGAAGGAACAATTCCCCATCCTGCCGGGAAGCTGGCACATCCGTGTCAACGGACTGGAGGATGCGGCACACTGCGTCGCGGAGCTTGATTTGGAAGTGGAAGATACTTCAGCAGCCATCATTACCACCCGCGATGTGATCACCGTATTTACCGGAAGCACGTACCAGGGCAATGTGCTTAGAAACGACCATGGTCTTGCCTTAAAAGTCATCGACTTCAACCAGCCGGAAGCAGGAATCCTGCTGTTGCAGACCGATGGCAGCTTCAGTTACAGCGCTCCGGCGGAGCGCACCGGCGAATTTGTTTTTACTTACCGGGTCATGGATGCCTGTGGTCACGAAGCCCAGCAGGAAAGTGTGATCCAGGTTATCTCGGATCCCTGCGATTTTGAAGTGGAATTCGATGTACAAGCCAGTATTTGCGGAACAGCCCAGGGAACGATTCAGGCTTCCGTGTACCCGGTGGGTGACTATTCGTTTTTGTGGTCCAATGGAGCCACCACCACAGCCCTTACCGGATTAAAAAGCGGTAATTACGAGGTGATTGTCAATCCGCTGGGAAAGGACTGTCCCCGGAGCATCAAGGTCACCGTACCGGATTCAGCCTTTACCTTTATTACCGACACCATTACATTTCCAGGCACCTGCCAGGATGGAGGCAATATCCGCTTTACCCTTGAATCACCTACGGATGATCCGGTTATATTGCAAATATCAGGACCGTCAGGCGCTTCACAGATCTCCTTAAATCCGGGCACCTACAACCTGGATGCCATCTTTCCGGTACCTTCCGGGGTTTATACCCTGACGGCATTCCAGGCACAATCACCGACCGACTGCGCCCAGACCCTGGAGATCACCGTACCTGATGCAACACCAGCTATGGTATTGGCCCCGGACTCTCTTTCCACTCCGTTCAGGACTCCGGTATCCGGCAATGTGCTTGACAATGACTCCGGTTCCGGACTGAAAGTTATTTCTGCCTTTAACATCGAAGGGGGCACCCTGCGTATCGAAATGGGCGGTGATTTCAGCTTCAATCCTCACGGCAATTTTTCCGGACTGGGCCATTTCTCCTACATCGTGCAGGATGCCTGCGGGAGAAAAGACACCGGCCAGGTGACCATACAGGTCTATTCCGCAACCTGCAGCCTGACGCCTGCATTCGATATCACACCGGCTACGTGTGGCAGCGCAAATGGTTCTATCCATCTGCTTATCGAGAACGAAGGGAACTACACCTTTGACTGGAGTAATGGCGATACGTCAAGCACTGCAAGTCATTTGGCCGCCGGTAGCTACCAGGTGGTGGTTACCAGCAATGTATTGGGCTGCATGCAGAGCTTTGAACAGACGGTACCCAATACCCCGGCACATTTTATCAATGATCTAAAAATCATCCAACCGGATTGTCCGAATCCAGGCGACATCATTCTGGCACTGACTTCTACCGACACCCAGGCGTTGAGGTTGGACGTCAGGTTGGGCACTACGACAAAATCTTTTTTAGTACCGGTCGATACAGTCCGCCTATCCGATTACATGACCGTATTACCCGGCATGTACACCTTGCGGGTACGGATTGCAGAGGGCGACACCACGTGCAGTGAAACCACCACTGCCGAATTAATACCCAGTGTAGGACTGGCGATAGCCACAACCTCCATCATCCCGGCCAGCGGTCCGATGTCCTCGGATGGGAGTATGACCATTCAGGTGACCACCAAAGGTGTACTCCCCTATCAGATCTACATCAACGACAGTTACTACGGATCGATTCCATTCGAAATGTTTTCCATTTTTAACCTGTCAGCCGGTAAATACCGCGTGCGTATCCGGGACGCCATTGGGTGTATTTCCAATTTGCTGGAAGTGCAAATACCTGTCGCTCCTTTAGCTCTGGAAGGATCCTTAGGCCTGACGTTAGCCGAATACCCTGCCACGACCACAGAAAGCATTACACCCGATCATATCGTATTTTCATCCATAACTGGTATCTGGAATCAATCCATCGCCGGAATGACCGGACAACTTGCCGCCTGGCTGGAGCCATTTACCTATTTCGGATCGGATGCAAGCCATCATCTTGGTGGATTCCTCTCGATCAGCGAATCCATGCGGCTCGCTCATGGTCAGCGTGGACCTTTCGGAAGTCAATTAGCCATCGGAGCAGGATCCAGCATTGCGCTGGTTGAGGCCACGAATCCCTGGAGGACATTCCAGCCTTATCTGCATCTGAATGCACAGGGGCAATACCAATTCAAAGGCAAATTAATAGTCCGCCTGCAGGCGAAATTGGACGTCTGGTCAGGATATTGGCATCCGGTCATTCAGGGTGGACTCGTTTTGCCTGTACGGATAAAGACCATGCAGAATAAGTGGAAAAGGGTGATTCCGGAAATGAAATGAGTTCAACGGTGTTATGTCAATGGTTGTACATAAACCGACACTCAAATTACCCAGATAGGAAACTCATAAGCCACCGGCCGGATAAGTCGGCCAGTTACCCAGTTAAGTTCTGACCTCTATATATCAGTACCATCCGGTCTGACGATGGATGCCTCGTGTCAGGTATTGTGGAACACAATCAGGTGCGAAACCGATGCCAGAGAAGCCCAGTCCGGAACAACCAATTATTTTTTTTTGCACTGCCGGCCATTGATACGATCACATGATAGCAGGCCGAAATGAAGGCCTCCCGTTTTCATTCGGGGAGGATTAACCATTATTCACAGCTAAATGGTATATAGGCAGTTGCTGGGGAGGCATATATCACCAGGCATAAAAAAAGGAGGTGCAGGTTTTACTGCATCTCCTTTTCAATGTACGGTCAGAATTCCGTTTATCTGTTCTGAGTCGCTCCTTCAATCATGGGAGCTCCTGCTGCCATCAGTTGTTTTTCCAATGCGTTTTCCTGATTAACGACCTCCTTCAGTTGAGCCTGGAAGGCTGTTAATTTATCCCGGGCTATGCGCATGCTTTGCAGGTGCATTTCGGTAGGACCGTAGGTGGTCATACCTCCCCGGAAGGCGGTAAACATATAATCGCGGATCGTAGGATCCATTTTTTCTCCAATTTCTTCCTGCGGTCCATTTGCATTGAATTTGGTGTCCATGTCCAGGATCTGCTGTTTGAGGTCAAAGATGGACTTATAGATTCCGGGTACCTCTTTCTGGGTACGTCCAGCAGCCGTTTCCATCGCCATGATCCGGTTTTTGGCCTGGTCAAGGTCATTACCCGTGTTGGTGACATCCGCCATCAACTGAGCAATATCGTTTGCAAATTTCTTGATCTCGGCATCCGATTTTCGAGGCAAAGCGCCATCCCAGAGCGCTTTTACTTCAAACGATTCCGGTCCGGCCAGGGTCTTGATTTCGCCATCTTTCTCCATGGCCATGCTGACGGTATAACTTCCAGGAGTAGCCATGATGCCTCCTCCCCTGCGGAAGAATCCACCACCACCAGCTCCACCACGACGCTGTTCAAGCGGGATCGGGTTTTTGGATAACGTACTCAAATCCCAATTGACCCGGTTGATGCCTTTTTTAGGCCTTTCCGAAAAGCGTTGTACGATATTACCCTGGGCATCCTTGATGGTAAACCACAACTGTGCCCCTTCTTCCCTCTTTTCCGCCGTCACCTTATCCCATCCCGGGAAAGCAATGTCCTTATCGGCCTTGGCCAAATCTTTCTCAGCTTTTTGGCGATCTGCTTTCATGGTTGAAGGAACATCTTTCAGGTAATAGGTAAACACCGCACCGAAATCGGGATTTGGTGCTTCATAACGCGTAGCGCCCTGATCGTTGACAACAGAACGCTGACGGAACCATAAGGCTGGACGACCGGTGTACAGCGCTGCATCCTGATCCATGGTGGCCGGAGTCAGGTCACGCAGAAAACCGTAATCATCAAGGATGAAGAAACCGCGGCCAAAGGAAGCAGCCACCAGATCATTTTCTTCCGGCTGAATGGCCAGGTCACGGAATGAGATGGTAGGCAGGCCACCTTTCAGGCTGACCCATTCCTGTCCGCCATTCAGGGAGCAATAAATTCCAAATTCCGTTGCCAGGAACAGCAGGTCTTTTTTTACCGGATCCTGCACCAACCGCCACGTGAGAGTGCGCTCCGGCAGATTGTTTACCAGTGAGCTCCAGGTCTTGCCCATATCCGTACTCTTGGCCACATAGGGATGATAGTCGCCGTATTTGTGATTATCGAGACAAACATAGACGGTATTGGCGTCGAACAAGTCCGCCTTGATGTCATTGACAAATGCTGTTGCCGGAACTCCGGGTAAAGCACTCACGTCAATGCGGGTCCAGGTTTTACCTCCATCCTGAGTCGCCTGGATGATACCATCGTCGGTACCGGCATACAGGATGTTACCATCTACTGCCGATTCTGCAATGGAAGCAATGGTATTGTAATTGGACATCGCGAGGACGTCCCAGGGAGCATCCCAGCTTTGCTTCTTACCCATGATCTCCAGCTCCATGCGGTTTTCATTTTTAGTCAGATCCCCGGAAATCGGGGTCCAGCTGTCTCCGCGATCATTGGAGCGCCACATACGTTGTGATGCAAAATACAACCGTGCCGGGTCGTGGCTGCTCACGACGATGGGTGCATCCCAGTTGAATCGTTCGAAGGGCTCACCTTCGGCTGGCTGGGGCTGGATGTAAACTTGTTCGCCGGTGATGCGATCGATACGGTGCATACCACCTTCCTGTGTTTCGGCGTAACCAATATTAGGATTACCCGGTTCGGTCGCCGACTGATAGCCGTCCGCACCCAGGGTGATGTACCAGTCTGCATTTCGAATTCCCTGCCGGGTGTCGGTACGGGAAGGACCGCCGTGGCTACCATTATCCTGCGTTCCACCGAACACGTGGTAGAATGGCTTCTTATTATCCACCGCTACTTTGTAATACTGGGTGATGGGCAAATTGCCGAAGAACCTCCAGTTGTCCGCCAGGTCGAAGCTTTCCCACAGGCCACCATCACAACCTACCAGCAAGTAGTTGGGATCATCGGCACGGAATGCCATGGCATGGTTATCGGAGTGTTTATCGTTTTCGCTTAACGTACGGAAGGTCTTGCCTCCGTCATCAGAAACCTGAATGCGTACATCCATCAGATATACGCGGTCAAATGCATGCGGGCTGGCATATAGTTCCTGATAATAGTGTGGTCCGGTACCACCCGAGACGGCGTCCGACATTTTTTTCCAGGAAGCGCCCCGGTCATCCGAACGCCAAAATCCGCCGGTACGACGATCAAGTTCGATGTCGGTATACACTACATCCGGGTTTTGGGGAGAAATAGCCAGGCAAATCTTACCCATGTTGCCTTTTGGCAGGCCATTGGTCAATTTACTCCAGGTCTTGCCACCATCCGTACTCAGATGGATGGCCGACTCCGGCCCACCACTCATAAAGGATGCAATGGTGCGCTGATGCTGCCAGGTAGCCGCATACAAACGGTCCGGATCCCGGGGATCCATCACGAGATCAGTAACTCCGGTAAAGGCGTCGTCACCCAGCGTCTTGGTCCAGGTGGTCCCTCCGTCCTCGGATACGTATAATCCCCGCTCGCCTCCTGAACTCCATAACGGACCCTGGGAAGCAACCCAGATCTTATTGGGATTATGTGGATGGACGATGATCTTGGCAATGTGCTCGGAAGCTTTTAATCCCATGTTCTTCCAGGTATTGCCTCCGTCGGTACTCCGGTACACACCGTCACCAAAACCAATGTGACGGCCACCGTCATTTTCGCCGGTGCCTAACCAGATCACATCCGGATTATTCGGATCAAGGGTGATGCAACCGATCGAGTAAGATCCTTCGTGATCGAAGATCGGGGTAAAGGTAACGCCGGCATTCTCGGTCTTCCATACGCCGCCGGAAGCCACTGCTACATACCAGATATTATCATTATTCGGATGGATAGCCAGGTCGACAATCCGGCCTGATGTAAAAGCAGGGCCAATGTTGCGCCATTTTAGTCCTGACAAAGTCTGATCATTGATCGCTGACTGGGCTTTCTTCTCCGTCATCGGAGCTGCCGCCGCATCACGCGATCGTGGTCGTTGCGCCCAAATACTGGTAACCATTAGGGCAACCAGGGGCAGCATAATCCATAGTTTTTTCATTGTGAAGCGTTTTAAATAAACGAATTGGCTAATGACAATAAAAGTACAACAAATAGAATCTTTAGATCACTTCACAGTCGGTCTGCAGTCTTATAGAAATGTTAATACTTTGCCCGGACCGAAAGGCTCGGCATGAAGTATGCTTCGTGGTAGGTAGGAGCCGGCAATTATTGTCCGGGAGGCGGATTCCTCCTGGGCATGACCAGACTGTCCGGCGGATATTGGGCCTTTAGCTGATCCATCTGATCATGAGCCCAGTTGATTAGTGTCTGCCGTTGTGCATCCGATAATTTGGCATCCGGATGCAGCCCCAGATAGGTGTAGGACGGCAGGGGCATTTCCTTCTTTTCGAGCATCTCGGCGGTCTCTTCCAGCTTGTGATTCTGGAAAGCAATGCGACGGTTGGTGAAGCTGGAAAAATTCAAGTGCCGTTTTCCATCATTCACATGGTTAGCCAACCACCAGGCCACCGGTTGGACACTGGCATACCAGGGATACCGGGTGTAATTACTGTGGCAGTCGTTGCAGGCTCCCTTAAGCAAACCTTTGATTTCGGCAGGCACGGTGTATTTTGTTTCCAGTCCGTAGGTTTCATCACCGGACAAATTCCGCTCCGGGCGAAAAAATTGAATGATGACAAAAAGTGCGAGCAGTCCTATCAATATCTTCTTGACCATATGGCTGATTTTTGCTTGTTACGATGCCTTAATTTAAGGCATAATTCTTTTACCTGGGCATTCAGTCTGAAAATGATGCATGATCCACCATGATCTGCCATCCATAACGGTAACAAAATGCAGTGCTGCCATCCCGGTTCGTTAACCAGGTTTCTTCCATTCTTTGACCTCCAATCCGTTCATAAAACCGGATCGCACGTTCATTGGCAGCAAGAACCCATAAATAATATGGCAATCCGGGGTGCCGGTCATTCAGCCTCTTCCGGGCCAGTTCCATCAACTGCTGCCCTACTCCGGCACGCTGGTATTCCGGGGCTACGTGCAAATTGTCGATCAGACTTCCGTAAACCGGATCCGCCTGC harbors:
- a CDS encoding Ig-like domain-containing protein — its product is MRIVRKHGYFVKSLIFLLFPAFLVAQQTAGTRKAPELLLALGTGQSSGHIATLYVKNEASEPVVLHPASYYVPAHHGYQSYVGYLPEALTIGPDTVQSIPLYGYCTDVHRAPAPGGLAMSIGDWILVAADADSTNASFTLQPGPRVKPFGIVDRNALTFSGAPKKDSSSLYACWPDNHQSIPVTINPGADAKSTAALIVKLVQQIDAEVPAMQSSASLATPYHGNPEAERQGVTQHAIWLTMGVLTGKQYTQEDFVRKMTKLWREQSGDLPAEEKTSGDQTLEESLPMLWQQFVAAAQSAGVLTPGPDPVRASFEAGNTVTSPWNHIDLTSPAMKPGKLAPWMIWAPAGAVVLGGATTAFLLSRDTTNPGPTPNPKLVVRNDAVTMACDGQANVSPLENDDGDGLFIKFITPVSAATVEIDATGHTLQISNLRQSTDFTISILVEDQYGQQASGTISVTVQKPAVQAVNDNYSTPFGIPVDGQVLDNDQGSDLIVISYDQPAGGTLTIQSNGSMNFVPSPGFSGTTSAKYTVQGPCDTRSEATISIEVAAPTCDTKAEFETSAASCGGFDGAATVLITPEGSYSYLWSNSATGSGVDEVASGNYTVTVTDENGCAQAFSVSIPENKAEYIQEYSTSPANCLGAGGDIFLRIDGPNSSPLAIVATGPDGEHGIVRQPGAIHLKEQFPILPGSWHIRVNGLEDAAHCVAELDLEVEDTSAAIITTRDVITVFTGSTYQGNVLRNDHGLALKVIDFNQPEAGILLLQTDGSFSYSAPAERTGEFVFTYRVMDACGHEAQQESVIQVISDPCDFEVEFDVQASICGTAQGTIQASVYPVGDYSFLWSNGATTTALTGLKSGNYEVIVNPLGKDCPRSIKVTVPDSAFTFITDTITFPGTCQDGGNIRFTLESPTDDPVILQISGPSGASQISLNPGTYNLDAIFPVPSGVYTLTAFQAQSPTDCAQTLEITVPDATPAMVLAPDSLSTPFRTPVSGNVLDNDSGSGLKVISAFNIEGGTLRIEMGGDFSFNPHGNFSGLGHFSYIVQDACGRKDTGQVTIQVYSATCSLTPAFDITPATCGSANGSIHLLIENEGNYTFDWSNGDTSSTASHLAAGSYQVVVTSNVLGCMQSFEQTVPNTPAHFINDLKIIQPDCPNPGDIILALTSTDTQALRLDVRLGTTTKSFLVPVDTVRLSDYMTVLPGMYTLRVRIAEGDTTCSETTTAELIPSVGLAIATTSIIPASGPMSSDGSMTIQVTTKGVLPYQIYINDSYYGSIPFEMFSIFNLSAGKYRVRIRDAIGCISNLLEVQIPVAPLALEGSLGLTLAEYPATTTESITPDHIVFSSITGIWNQSIAGMTGQLAAWLEPFTYFGSDASHHLGGFLSISESMRLAHGQRGPFGSQLAIGAGSSIALVEATNPWRTFQPYLHLNAQGQYQFKGKLIVRLQAKLDVWSGYWHPVIQGGLVLPVRIKTMQNKWKRVIPEMK
- a CDS encoding heme-binding domain-containing protein produces the protein MVKKILIGLLALFVIIQFFRPERNLSGDETYGLETKYTVPAEIKGLLKGACNDCHSNYTRYPWYASVQPVAWWLANHVNDGKRHLNFSSFTNRRIAFQNHKLEETAEMLEKKEMPLPSYTYLGLHPDAKLSDAQRQTLINWAHDQMDQLKAQYPPDSLVMPRRNPPPGQ
- a CDS encoding GNAT family N-acetyltransferase, which gives rise to MVFREAVQSDAAAIGNLHARSWQLHYRGSFSDAYLDGPVLEDRRQEWTRRLSEPSSNQYCLVAESEGRIIGLMCLYEQADPVYGSLIDNLHVAPEYQRAGVGQQLMELARKRLNDRHPGLPYYLWVLAANERAIRFYERIGGQRMEETWLTNRDGSTAFCYRYGWQIMVDHASFSD
- a CDS encoding glycosyl hydrolase, with translation MKKLWIMLPLVALMVTSIWAQRPRSRDAAAAPMTEKKAQSAINDQTLSGLKWRNIGPAFTSGRIVDLAIHPNNDNIWYVAVASGGVWKTENAGVTFTPIFDHEGSYSIGCITLDPNNPDVIWLGTGENDGGRHIGFGDGVYRSTDGGNTWKNMGLKASEHIAKIIVHPHNPNKIWVASQGPLWSSGGERGLYVSEDGGTTWTKTLGDDAFTGVTDLVMDPRDPDRLYAATWQHQRTIASFMSGGPESAIHLSTDGGKTWSKLTNGLPKGNMGKICLAISPQNPDVVYTDIELDRRTGGFWRSDDRGASWKKMSDAVSGGTGPHYYQELYASPHAFDRVYLMDVRIQVSDDGGKTFRTLSENDKHSDNHAMAFRADDPNYLLVGCDGGLWESFDLADNWRFFGNLPITQYYKVAVDNKKPFYHVFGGTQDNGSHGGPSRTDTRQGIRNADWYITLGADGYQSATEPGNPNIGYAETQEGGMHRIDRITGEQVYIQPQPAEGEPFERFNWDAPIVVSSHDPARLYFASQRMWRSNDRGDSWTPISGDLTKNENRMELEIMGKKQSWDAPWDVLAMSNYNTIASIAESAVDGNILYAGTDDGIIQATQDGGKTWTRIDVSALPGVPATAFVNDIKADLFDANTVYVCLDNHKYGDYHPYVAKSTDMGKTWSSLVNNLPERTLTWRLVQDPVKKDLLFLATEFGIYCSLNGGQEWVSLKGGLPTISFRDLAIQPEENDLVAASFGRGFFILDDYGFLRDLTPATMDQDAALYTGRPALWFRQRSVVNDQGATRYEAPNPDFGAVFTYYLKDVPSTMKADRQKAEKDLAKADKDIAFPGWDKVTAEKREEGAQLWFTIKDAQGNIVQRFSERPKKGINRVNWDLSTLSKNPIPLEQRRGGAGGGGFFRRGGGIMATPGSYTVSMAMEKDGEIKTLAGPESFEVKALWDGALPRKSDAEIKKFANDIAQLMADVTNTGNDLDQAKNRIMAMETAAGRTQKEVPGIYKSIFDLKQQILDMDTKFNANGPQEEIGEKMDPTIRDYMFTAFRGGMTTYGPTEMHLQSMRIARDKLTAFQAQLKEVVNQENALEKQLMAAGAPMIEGATQNR